GGAGTAGTTACCTTGTTTAGGCTTACAATACCAGTGATATTCATTCCATCAATTAAGCCATTTTTATTTCCATTTACACGGCAGTGTACCGCAATGGTTTTACTCTCGTTTTCAAACGATGAACCAATACTGAAAACCATAGCATCATACTCTGTAGTGGGATTATTGGTTAATGTAAAATGAATGATTTGCCCCACTTTTACCTGCGGCAAATCTTTTTCAAAAACCTGTAAATCTAAATGCAATGAACTGTTGTCAACGACTTCAATTACAGGAGAAGAAACGTCCACATAGCTTCCTATTGTAGCGAAGACATTACTGACTGTTCCGTTTAACGGACTTGTTACTACTAATGCCGATTTCAGATTATTATTCGATACCGACCCGGGATTGATGCCCATTAATTGTATCTGCTGTTGTAAGGAAGCTCTTCGGGTCCGTAGATTGTTCAATTCAGCTTCCGCATTTTGCAGGTTCTTCTTTGCACCTGCATTTCCTTCAAACAATTCTTTTTGCCTGCGGTATTCCTGATCGGCAAAAGTCATTTTACTGGCTGTACTCAAGTATTCTTCCTGTAATTGTATGAATTGCGGATTGGCAATAGTGGCGATGACCTGACCTTTTCTTACATAATCGCCAATTTGCACTTTAAGCGTTTTTATTACCCCACCATACAAAGAGGTAGCATTGGCTTTGTAATTATTAGGAACTCGTAAATTTCCATTTGCTTTGATGGTTGCGGTCAATTCCTTATGCTCTACAGCCCCTAATTGTATACCTACAGTTTTTATTTGTTCTGCTGTAAGCGTAGCGATGTTAGAAGGTCCTTCCTCATGCTGTTCTTCTGCTTTGGTTTCAGACGTTTTTTCATCGGCTTGTTTATTATTGTTGCAGGCGGAAAACAGAAGCGTTAAAACAACTATCCCTGCAATAGACTTGATTTTATTTATACTGATTTTCATTTTTGCTTATTGATTGATGAATGAATAAATGGTGATAACTGACTGGTTTACCTGCTGAATGCTTTTCAGGTAATTCAATTGTATGTCGGATGCAGTTTGCAATGCAAATAGATATTCTACATAGCTGATGTCGCCTGTCTTATAGCCTAACTGTGCCGCTGATACAATTTGTTTGGCATTAGGCAATGCCTTCTGCTGAAAATAATTATACTGCTGCTTATCCTGTTGATACTGTAGTAAAGCATTTTGCATTTGTGTGGTTAATGATATCTGCTGCTGTCGTGCAATGGCTTCTGCTGCCTGTTTTTTATAATCTAATGATTGTATCCTCGCTTTGGTAGCGCCGAATGTTATCGGAATTGCAATTCCAATATTTATAGCACTAAAGCGGTTGCC
This portion of the Flavobacterium sp. CECT 9288 genome encodes:
- a CDS encoding efflux RND transporter periplasmic adaptor subunit, whose amino-acid sequence is MKISINKIKSIAGIVVLTLLFSACNNNKQADEKTSETKAEEQHEEGPSNIATLTAEQIKTVGIQLGAVEHKELTATIKANGNLRVPNNYKANATSLYGGVIKTLKVQIGDYVRKGQVIATIANPQFIQLQEEYLSTASKMTFADQEYRRQKELFEGNAGAKKNLQNAEAELNNLRTRRASLQQQIQLMGINPGSVSNNNLKSALVVTSPLNGTVSNVFATIGSYVDVSSPVIEVVDNSSLHLDLQVFEKDLPQVKVGQIIHFTLTNNPTTEYDAMVFSIGSSFENESKTIAVHCRVNGNKNGLIDGMNITGIVSLNKVTTPAVPNDAIVNADGKYYVFVQTDKEAEEHHQEGEEAHEHKEGEETEHKNGMNFEKVEVLKGVSDMGYTAVTFVNEIPADAKIVVKGAFFVNAKLSNTGGHEH